One Penaeus monodon isolate SGIC_2016 chromosome 37, NSTDA_Pmon_1, whole genome shotgun sequence genomic region harbors:
- the LOC119596153 gene encoding tRNA (uracil-5-)-methyltransferase homolog A-like isoform X4, which translates to MEGVAEGTEGINKTQDELNAEESMEVENGGQKEEVDQDQKEGSFENGDGNKKNTEKDKDKTGEGEAEGEGEDEGSDPYAYTRRDEFTSENFKIEVRGLPRYYPVGQLKKLLNDTLQLNAHKVKPAGQGKTWAYVTFRDEKARQKALVVLDKYKWKKCILTSSIAKPVEDPLIKQREQSDQRSNSVSNDKLTILEKVVKSVTPYAHLSYDDQLKEKEKIAKNVLRKFGSELGRVNPELTEWVTWHKLRRKGQVCEIDPIIPSPVTDAYRNKCEFTIGINPETEQPTVGFRIASYREGSMCVAPIEHLCHLPDPMKKVVKVFETFVRSSSYMPFSPLTHDGVWRQLTVRTTRNKDIMVVVVVHPQQMNDEELGAIKKSIVDLFLEGAGKPLGVTSIFFQAYGQKERGVEEKYEHLWGEQFITETILGKKFRVSPDAFLQVNTAAGEVLYETIGNVAALDGTSVLLDVCCGTGTIGISLAERCLKVYGVELVKKAAEDARFNAENNDIKNVVIYEGKAEDHVKTMVENCEQYDTIGVVDPPRAGLHGNVVCGLRRCENMKRLVYVSCDPANACKNFINLARGKSKQYKGDFFIPIRAVPIDLFPHTPHFELVILFERWDELKWRRIMEGDPLPRDAEYFKRIPSIHYDAKKADREGKESGNISKRTLEDSDESVQKKQKEN; encoded by the exons ATGGAAGGAGTTGCAGAAG GCACAGAGGGCATCAATAAGACACAAGATGAATTGAATGCAGAAGAGAGTATGGAGGTGGAGAATGGTGGACAGAAGGAAGAAGTGGACCAGGACCAAAAAGAAGGGAGCTTTGAGAATGGTGATGGGAACAAGAAGAATACAGAGAAGGACAAGGACAAGACAGGAGAAGGTGAagctgaaggagaaggagaagatgagggcTCTGATCCTTATGCCTATACAAGGAGGGATGAGTTCACATCAGAAAATTTCAAAATTGAAGTTCGTGGACTCCCTCGGTACTACCCTGTTGGG CAACTCAAGAAACTACTGAATGATACATTGCAATTAAATGCTCATAAGGTGAAGCCAGCTGGCCAGGGTAAGACATGGGCATATGTCACCTTCAGGGATGAGAAGGCAAGGCAGAAAGCACTTGTTGTTCTTGATAAGTACAAGTGGAAGAAGTGCATACTTACATCTTCG ATTGCAAAGCCAGTGGAAGATCCACTGATAAAACAGCGGGAACAGTCAGACCAGAGGTCGAACTCAGTATCCAATGACAAGCTTACCATCTTGGAGAAGGTTGTGAAGAGTGTCACACCCTATGCACATTTGTCTTATGATGACCAG ttgaaggagaaagagaagatagcaAAGAATGTGTTGCGCAAGTTTGGCTCTGAGCTGGGCAGAGTGAACCCAGAGCTGACTGAATGGGTGACATGGCACAAGCTGCGGCGCAAGGGCCAAGTTTGCGAGATTGACCCCATCATCCCTTCGCCTGTTACTGATGCATACCGCAACAAATGTGAATTCACTATTG GAATCAATCCTGAGACAGAGCAGCCTACAGTGGGTTTCCGTATTGCCAGTTACCGTGAGGGATCCATGTGTGTGGCACCAATAGAGCATCTCTGTCACTTACCTGATCCAATGAAGAAGGTTGTGAAG GTATTTGAAACTTTTGTGCGAAGTTCATCATATATGCCATTTAGTCCACTTACACACGATGGTGTTTGGCGACAGCTGACCGTCAGAACTACTCGTAATAAGGACATCATGGTTGTAGTTGTG GTTCATCCCCAACAAATGAATGATGAAGAACTTGGTGCAATCAAGAAGAGTATTGTTGACCTGTTTCTTGAAGGTGCAGGAAAGCCTTTAGGAGTAACTTCAATATTCTTCCAAGCATATGGCCAGAA AGAGCGAGGAGTTGAAGAGAAGTATGAACATCTCTGGGGAGAACAGTTCATCACAGAGACCATCCTTGGGAAGAAGTTCCGTGTGTCACCTGATGCTTTTTTGCAA GTAAATACAGCTGCTGGGGAAGTACTGTATGAGACCATTGGCAATGTGGCAGCCCTAGATGGCACCTCAGTGTTACTTGATGTTTGCTGTGGCACTGGAACGATTGGTATTTCCCTAGCTGAG cgGTGCTTGAAAGTATATGGAGTAGAACTGGTGAAGAAAGCCGCAGAGGATGCAAGGTTTAATGCTGAAAATAATGACATCAAGAATGTTGTTATATATGAAGGGAAAGCTGAAGATCATGTGAAAACAATGGTAGAAAATTGTGAGCAATATGATACCATTGGTGTTGTAGACCCACCACGTGCAGGACTAC ATGGGAATGTGGTCTGTGGCCTTCGTCGCTGTGAGAACATGAAACGCCTTGTGTATGTGTCTTGTGATCCAGCCAATGCATGCAAGAACTTTATCAACTTGGCCAGAGGGAAGAGCAAACAGTACAAAGGCGACTTCTTCATACCAATAAG GGCAGTTCCCATTGACCTCTTCCCACACACTCCTCACTTTGAGTTGGTTATTCTCTTTGAGCGATGGGATGAGTTGAAGTGGCGACGCATCATGGAAG GTGATCCCCTACCTCGTGATGCTGAGTACTTCAAACGCATTCCTTCTATCCATTATGATGCTAAAAAAGCtgatagggaagggaag GAGTCTGGAAATATAAGTAAGAGGACGTTGGAAGACAGTGACGAAAGTGtacagaagaaacagaaggagaattAG
- the LOC119596153 gene encoding tRNA (uracil-5-)-methyltransferase homolog A-like isoform X3 → MEGVAEGTEGINKTQDELNAEESMEVENGGQKEEVDQDQKEGSFENGDGNKKNTEKDKDKTGEGEAEGEGEDEGSDPYAYTRRDEFTSENFKIEVRGLPRYYPVGQLKKLLNDTLQLNAHKVKPAGQGKTWAYVTFRDEKARQKALVVLDKYKWKKCILTSSIAKPVEDPLIKQREQSDQRSNSVSNDKLTILEKVVKSVTPYAHLSYDDQLKEKEKIAKNVLRKFGSELGRVNPELTEWVTWHKLRRKGQVCEIDPIIPSPVTDAYRNKCEFTIGINPETEQPTVGFRIASYREGSMCVAPIEHLCHLPDPMKKVVKVFETFVRSSSYMPFSPLTHDGVWRQLTVRTTRNKDIMVVVVVHPQQMNDEELGAIKKSIVDLFLEGAGKPLGVTSIFFQAYGQKERGVEEKYEHLWGEQFITETILGKKFRVSPDAFLQVNTAAGEVLYETIGNVAALDGTSVLLDVCCGTGTIGISLAERCLKVYGVELVKKAAEDARFNAENNDIKNVVIYEGKAEDHVKTMVENCEQYDTIGVVDPPRAGLHGNVVCGLRRCENMKRLVYVSCDPANACKNFINLARGKSKQYKGDFFIPIRAVPIDLFPHTPHFELVILFERWDELKWRRIMEGDPLPRDAEYFKRIPSIHYDAKKADREGKQESGNISKRTLEDSDESVQKKQKEN, encoded by the exons ATGGAAGGAGTTGCAGAAG GCACAGAGGGCATCAATAAGACACAAGATGAATTGAATGCAGAAGAGAGTATGGAGGTGGAGAATGGTGGACAGAAGGAAGAAGTGGACCAGGACCAAAAAGAAGGGAGCTTTGAGAATGGTGATGGGAACAAGAAGAATACAGAGAAGGACAAGGACAAGACAGGAGAAGGTGAagctgaaggagaaggagaagatgagggcTCTGATCCTTATGCCTATACAAGGAGGGATGAGTTCACATCAGAAAATTTCAAAATTGAAGTTCGTGGACTCCCTCGGTACTACCCTGTTGGG CAACTCAAGAAACTACTGAATGATACATTGCAATTAAATGCTCATAAGGTGAAGCCAGCTGGCCAGGGTAAGACATGGGCATATGTCACCTTCAGGGATGAGAAGGCAAGGCAGAAAGCACTTGTTGTTCTTGATAAGTACAAGTGGAAGAAGTGCATACTTACATCTTCG ATTGCAAAGCCAGTGGAAGATCCACTGATAAAACAGCGGGAACAGTCAGACCAGAGGTCGAACTCAGTATCCAATGACAAGCTTACCATCTTGGAGAAGGTTGTGAAGAGTGTCACACCCTATGCACATTTGTCTTATGATGACCAG ttgaaggagaaagagaagatagcaAAGAATGTGTTGCGCAAGTTTGGCTCTGAGCTGGGCAGAGTGAACCCAGAGCTGACTGAATGGGTGACATGGCACAAGCTGCGGCGCAAGGGCCAAGTTTGCGAGATTGACCCCATCATCCCTTCGCCTGTTACTGATGCATACCGCAACAAATGTGAATTCACTATTG GAATCAATCCTGAGACAGAGCAGCCTACAGTGGGTTTCCGTATTGCCAGTTACCGTGAGGGATCCATGTGTGTGGCACCAATAGAGCATCTCTGTCACTTACCTGATCCAATGAAGAAGGTTGTGAAG GTATTTGAAACTTTTGTGCGAAGTTCATCATATATGCCATTTAGTCCACTTACACACGATGGTGTTTGGCGACAGCTGACCGTCAGAACTACTCGTAATAAGGACATCATGGTTGTAGTTGTG GTTCATCCCCAACAAATGAATGATGAAGAACTTGGTGCAATCAAGAAGAGTATTGTTGACCTGTTTCTTGAAGGTGCAGGAAAGCCTTTAGGAGTAACTTCAATATTCTTCCAAGCATATGGCCAGAA AGAGCGAGGAGTTGAAGAGAAGTATGAACATCTCTGGGGAGAACAGTTCATCACAGAGACCATCCTTGGGAAGAAGTTCCGTGTGTCACCTGATGCTTTTTTGCAA GTAAATACAGCTGCTGGGGAAGTACTGTATGAGACCATTGGCAATGTGGCAGCCCTAGATGGCACCTCAGTGTTACTTGATGTTTGCTGTGGCACTGGAACGATTGGTATTTCCCTAGCTGAG cgGTGCTTGAAAGTATATGGAGTAGAACTGGTGAAGAAAGCCGCAGAGGATGCAAGGTTTAATGCTGAAAATAATGACATCAAGAATGTTGTTATATATGAAGGGAAAGCTGAAGATCATGTGAAAACAATGGTAGAAAATTGTGAGCAATATGATACCATTGGTGTTGTAGACCCACCACGTGCAGGACTAC ATGGGAATGTGGTCTGTGGCCTTCGTCGCTGTGAGAACATGAAACGCCTTGTGTATGTGTCTTGTGATCCAGCCAATGCATGCAAGAACTTTATCAACTTGGCCAGAGGGAAGAGCAAACAGTACAAAGGCGACTTCTTCATACCAATAAG GGCAGTTCCCATTGACCTCTTCCCACACACTCCTCACTTTGAGTTGGTTATTCTCTTTGAGCGATGGGATGAGTTGAAGTGGCGACGCATCATGGAAG GTGATCCCCTACCTCGTGATGCTGAGTACTTCAAACGCATTCCTTCTATCCATTATGATGCTAAAAAAGCtgatagggaagggaag CAGGAGTCTGGAAATATAAGTAAGAGGACGTTGGAAGACAGTGACGAAAGTGtacagaagaaacagaaggagaattAG